In Nostoc sp. GT001, a genomic segment contains:
- a CDS encoding DUF2235 domain-containing protein has protein sequence MKRLVICCDGTWQQLTSLYPSNVVKLAQSVKSIASDGVTQIVFYDEGIGTEGQKVLGGATGLGIDRNIEDCYRFLSLNYVSGDEIYLFGFSRGAYTVRSLASMIYCSGLLDRPHVTKAHEAYELYRNRNIKPKDNVAVEYRQAYGDRVPITLLGCFDTVGALGIPGIPAFSRLSKQLNMRYRFHDTTLNKCVQNALHAMAIDEIREIFDVTPMKKHPDAEKQRVIQKWFPGVHGCVGGGTEENSGLSDAALQWMIDSIGELGLGLDLDPNVIPTGINPNYECDFKNDAGFFKLAGIKFREVSDVIEDLHESAIYRLKSRKDYRPKNLQKIISKLK, from the coding sequence ATGAAACGTCTTGTCATTTGCTGTGATGGAACTTGGCAACAATTAACAAGTCTTTACCCAAGTAATGTTGTTAAGTTAGCTCAATCCGTGAAATCGATTGCTAGTGACGGCGTTACACAAATCGTCTTTTATGATGAGGGCATTGGAACCGAGGGTCAAAAGGTTTTAGGCGGAGCTACCGGACTAGGAATCGATAGAAATATAGAAGATTGCTACCGATTTCTTAGTCTCAATTATGTTTCTGGTGACGAAATCTATTTATTCGGCTTCAGTCGTGGTGCTTACACAGTTAGAAGTTTAGCTAGCATGATCTATTGCTCTGGTCTTCTAGATCGCCCCCATGTTACTAAAGCACATGAAGCCTACGAGCTTTACCGTAACCGAAATATTAAACCCAAAGATAATGTAGCAGTAGAATACCGTCAAGCTTATGGCGATCGCGTCCCTATCACCTTACTCGGTTGTTTTGACACCGTTGGTGCCCTTGGTATTCCTGGGATACCAGCCTTTAGTAGGTTAAGTAAACAGCTTAATATGCGCTACAGATTCCATGACACTACTTTAAACAAATGTGTTCAGAATGCATTGCACGCGATGGCGATTGACGAAATCCGTGAAATCTTTGATGTCACTCCCATGAAAAAGCATCCTGATGCTGAAAAACAGCGGGTGATTCAAAAGTGGTTTCCAGGCGTACACGGTTGCGTTGGCGGTGGAACCGAAGAAAATAGTGGGTTATCAGATGCTGCCTTACAGTGGATGATTGATTCCATCGGTGAACTAGGATTAGGGCTTGACTTAGATCCAAATGTGATTCCGACAGGCATCAACCCTAATTATGAATGTGATTTTAAGAACGATGCTGGATTCTTTAAATTAGCAGGAATTAAGTTTCGTGAGGTCAGCGATGTCATTGAAGACCTTCATGAAAGTGCGATCTACCGTTTGAAAAGCCGCAAGGACTATCGACCAAAAAATCTACAAAAGATTATTTCCAAACTGAAATAA
- the mtnA gene encoding S-methyl-5-thioribose-1-phosphate isomerase, translated as MTPSTNQVYPVIWHNDSVSLIDQTRLPNEYTFVEIHRSEDMARAIKTMIVRGAPAIGVAAAYGMYLGAREIETSDRHEFLQNLDKVAQLLRSTRPTAVNLFWAISRMLKAAYETLGTVEDIKQTLFQTAQAINSEDLQTCQAIGDNGLAVLPNTPEKLTLLTHCNAGALATAGYGTALGVVRSAWREGRLERLFADETRPRLQGAKLTTWECVQEGIPVTLITDNMAAHCMKQGLIHAVVVGADRIAANGDTANKIGTYSVAIAAKAHNIPFFVAAPLSTVDFELADGSQIPIEEREPTEIYQVGDTILTPAGVDFYNPAFDVTPAELITAIITENGAIAPDKLAKSQLKKLPIG; from the coding sequence ATGACACCTTCCACAAACCAGGTTTATCCCGTTATTTGGCACAATGACTCAGTGTCACTAATTGATCAAACCCGCTTACCAAACGAATATACATTTGTGGAAATTCACCGCAGTGAAGATATGGCACGGGCGATTAAAACTATGATTGTGCGAGGTGCGCCAGCAATTGGAGTGGCTGCGGCTTATGGAATGTATCTTGGTGCTAGAGAAATTGAGACTAGCGATCGCCACGAATTTCTGCAAAACTTAGATAAAGTAGCCCAGTTGTTGCGTTCTACTCGTCCCACGGCGGTAAATTTATTTTGGGCAATTAGCCGGATGCTGAAAGCCGCCTACGAAACGCTGGGAACAGTAGAAGACATCAAGCAAACCCTTTTCCAAACAGCCCAAGCAATCAATAGTGAAGATTTGCAAACCTGTCAGGCGATTGGTGACAATGGTTTGGCAGTCTTACCCAATACTCCAGAAAAGCTGACTTTGCTTACTCACTGCAACGCTGGGGCATTAGCTACTGCTGGTTATGGCACTGCTTTGGGTGTTGTGCGTTCCGCTTGGAGAGAAGGACGTTTAGAACGTTTATTTGCCGACGAAACCCGTCCCCGCTTGCAAGGTGCAAAACTCACCACTTGGGAATGTGTGCAAGAAGGTATTCCAGTTACATTAATTACTGATAATATGGCAGCCCATTGCATGAAACAGGGTTTGATTCATGCTGTAGTTGTGGGTGCCGATCGCATTGCTGCTAATGGCGACACTGCTAATAAAATTGGTACATATAGTGTTGCGATCGCAGCTAAAGCACATAATATCCCTTTCTTTGTCGCTGCACCTCTTTCCACCGTTGATTTTGAATTAGCTGATGGTAGCCAAATTCCCATTGAAGAACGCGAACCAACAGAAATCTATCAAGTTGGCGATACTATTCTCACACCTGCTGGTGTAGATTTTTACAACCCAGCTTTTGATGTCACCCCAGCTGAGTTGATTACAGCCATCATTACAGAAAATGGAGCGATCGCACCTGATAAATTAGCAAAATCACAGTTAAAGAAATTACCGATTGGGTGA
- a CDS encoding GUN4 domain-containing protein: MTDPMILSGPANDIDSLRQPLIAGSEKVQQQIIPQLAELGNEGLDVLMEFLLERRENPATWIDGKAYQVLYSSDAPQVKEFLRSCFPEGIVPLKSECGINYNSLQQLLAAQDFQAADRVTIEKMCELSGPTAVQRKWLYFTEVENTSAVDLQTINNLWLVHSEGKFGFSVQREIWLSLGKNWENFWPKIGWKAGNNWTRYPNEFTWDLSAPKGHLPLSNQLRGVRVFASLLSHPAWTQL, encoded by the coding sequence ATGACAGACCCAATGATTTTATCAGGCCCTGCAAATGACATCGACTCCCTCCGACAACCGTTAATCGCTGGGTCTGAAAAAGTCCAACAGCAGATAATCCCACAGTTAGCTGAGTTGGGTAATGAGGGATTAGACGTGTTGATGGAATTTTTACTGGAACGACGTGAGAACCCAGCGACTTGGATTGATGGCAAAGCTTACCAAGTCCTTTACAGTTCTGATGCACCTCAAGTCAAAGAATTTTTGCGCTCCTGTTTTCCTGAAGGAATTGTACCTCTAAAATCAGAGTGCGGGATTAACTACAATTCTTTGCAACAGCTATTGGCTGCTCAAGACTTCCAAGCAGCCGATCGCGTCACCATCGAAAAAATGTGCGAATTATCAGGGCCAACGGCTGTACAACGAAAATGGTTGTACTTTACTGAGGTAGAAAATACCTCGGCTGTTGACTTGCAAACCATTAACAATCTCTGGTTAGTTCACTCCGAAGGTAAATTTGGTTTTTCAGTGCAGCGAGAAATCTGGTTAAGTTTGGGTAAAAATTGGGAGAATTTCTGGCCGAAAATTGGCTGGAAAGCAGGTAATAACTGGACGCGATACCCTAACGAGTTTACCTGGGATTTGAGTGCGCCTAAAGGTCACTTACCCCTTTCTAATCAACTTCGGGGAGTACGAGTTTTTGCTTCTTTACTTTCTCACCCAGCTTGGACGCAGTTATGA
- a CDS encoding Uma2 family endonuclease produces the protein MIQSLQKLFTFDEYLEFLETQPENIRYELHDGDIIQMPPPSGKHEQIVAFLTMILGYECLRLKLNYGIPKTVTVKPEKKMSGYYPDVLLINFSNLGNEPLWEKQSILSKPASIPLVIEVVSTNWRDDYHKKFADYEEMGIQEYWIVDYAALGSKELIGDPKQPTITIYSLSDEGEYRGKQFRRDDRIESPTFPDLNLTVEQIFSVRY, from the coding sequence ATGATTCAATCACTACAAAAACTATTTACCTTTGATGAATATTTAGAGTTTTTAGAAACACAACCGGAAAACATTCGTTATGAATTACACGATGGAGATATTATTCAAATGCCGCCACCATCAGGGAAACACGAGCAAATAGTAGCATTTTTAACAATGATATTAGGGTATGAGTGTCTTCGTCTTAAACTTAATTACGGTATACCTAAAACCGTTACAGTGAAGCCAGAAAAGAAAATGTCAGGATACTATCCTGATGTTTTATTAATTAATTTTTCTAACTTGGGTAATGAACCATTATGGGAGAAACAATCTATCCTTAGTAAACCAGCTTCAATTCCATTAGTGATTGAAGTTGTCAGTACTAACTGGAGAGATGATTATCATAAAAAGTTTGCCGATTATGAAGAAATGGGTATTCAAGAATATTGGATTGTGGATTATGCTGCTTTGGGTAGCAAGGAATTGATAGGCGACCCCAAACAGCCAACAATCACAATTTACTCTTTAAGTGATGAGGGTGAATATCGTGGTAAACAGTTTAGAAGAGACGACCGTATAGAGTCCCCAACATTTCCAGATTTAAATCTAACTGTTGAACAAATTTTTTCAGTGCGTTATTGA
- a CDS encoding superoxide dismutase produces the protein MTINRRHFLFLLTAGAGAFALDACALAEKSPNENTATPNTTPNITANTTGAIQLPPLPYAYEALEPHIDAKTMQFHHDKHHATYVKNLNAALEKHPELKGKTVEELLQKLDKVPQDIRRTVRNNGGGHVNHSMFWQIMKPKGGGEPTGNIASAINQSFGSFAAFKKQFNEAGAGRFGSGWVWLVRNKDGKLEVTTTANQDTPLSAGKYPILGNDVWEHAYYLNYQNRRADYLDAWWNVVNWDEINKRFAAASKFA, from the coding sequence ATGACTATTAATCGACGCCATTTCTTGTTTTTACTCACAGCAGGTGCGGGTGCTTTTGCATTAGATGCTTGTGCATTGGCAGAGAAATCTCCTAATGAAAATACTGCAACACCAAATACAACACCAAATATAACAGCAAATACAACAGGGGCTATCCAACTACCGCCTTTACCTTATGCCTACGAAGCCCTAGAACCACACATCGATGCCAAAACGATGCAATTTCACCACGACAAACACCACGCAACTTATGTAAAAAACCTGAATGCAGCCTTAGAAAAACATCCAGAACTCAAAGGTAAAACTGTTGAAGAACTATTGCAGAAACTTGACAAAGTACCACAAGATATCCGTCGAACAGTACGCAATAATGGCGGTGGTCATGTCAACCACTCAATGTTCTGGCAAATTATGAAGCCAAAAGGCGGGGGAGAACCCACAGGAAATATAGCCTCTGCAATTAATCAAAGTTTTGGCTCTTTTGCAGCTTTCAAAAAACAGTTTAACGAAGCTGGTGCTGGTCGTTTCGGTAGTGGTTGGGTTTGGCTAGTACGTAACAAAGATGGTAAGTTAGAAGTGACAACTACAGCTAATCAAGATACTCCCCTAAGTGCAGGTAAATATCCCATCCTGGGTAATGATGTATGGGAACATGCATATTATCTCAATTACCAGAATCGGCGTGCTGATTATTTAGATGCTTGGTGGAACGTGGTTAATTGGGATGAGATTAACAAGCGGTTTGCAGCAGCAAGTAAATTTGCCTGA